A stretch of Candidatus Sphingomonas phytovorans DNA encodes these proteins:
- a CDS encoding DUF1444 family protein, with the protein MSLLKKLFGAPPPQDRMLTYPDYVRRYAALVERHCPANTVEVHVGASATESWVIWTMPKGTRATQYFGNWYARYRNGEAGIDALMAAQLEEARFNDDLGETTDPARIFPVMKPATWAGSAKRQMDGAGLDAADASFITSPFCGDMVVAYAIDTGDTMEYITRKTLSAMRLDEAALHERAIANLTAMLPALKIEGSDGRYAARLDRNYDASMLLILPQWRGGLALEGPICIAMPARDEVMLCAADDRDGRESLAAIAAEIASVSAYSLSRHLYRWTSDDGFSIADAR; encoded by the coding sequence ATGTCATTGCTCAAGAAGCTGTTCGGCGCTCCCCCACCACAGGACCGGATGCTGACCTATCCGGACTACGTCCGCCGCTATGCCGCCCTCGTCGAGAGACACTGTCCCGCCAATACCGTCGAAGTCCATGTCGGTGCCAGTGCGACCGAATCCTGGGTGATCTGGACGATGCCGAAAGGCACCCGGGCGACCCAGTATTTCGGCAACTGGTATGCGCGCTATCGGAACGGCGAAGCCGGGATCGACGCCCTGATGGCGGCGCAACTGGAAGAGGCTCGGTTCAACGACGATCTGGGCGAGACGACGGATCCCGCCAGGATATTCCCGGTAATGAAGCCGGCGACATGGGCCGGCTCTGCCAAGCGCCAGATGGATGGCGCAGGGCTCGATGCCGCCGATGCCTCGTTCATCACGAGCCCGTTCTGCGGCGATATGGTCGTCGCCTACGCGATCGATACGGGCGACACCATGGAGTACATCACCCGAAAGACGCTTTCGGCGATGCGCCTGGACGAAGCGGCTCTTCATGAGCGCGCCATCGCCAATCTGACCGCCATGCTCCCCGCATTGAAAATCGAGGGCAGCGATGGGCGCTACGCCGCGCGACTGGATCGCAATTACGATGCGTCGATGCTGCTGATCCTGCCGCAGTGGCGAGGCGGACTGGCGCTTGAAGGACCGATCTGCATTGCCATGCCGGCGCGCGATGAGGTCATGCTGTGCGCCGCCGACGATCGCGACGGGCGAGAGTCGCTCGCGGCCATCGCCGCGGAGATTGCCAGTGTATCGGCCTATTCGCTTTCCCGGCACCTGTATCGGTGGACATCGGACGATGGCTTCTCGATCGCCGATGCGCGCTGA
- a CDS encoding TetR/AcrR family transcriptional regulator produces the protein MANATDPSEIEPASRSERKREAILDAATDIFLHHGYLGSSMDEVAARAAVSKQTVYKHFASKEALFVAIVSSMTGAAGDKVQREIADLGEQDDPERQLLAYAERQLMVVLTPRLMQLRRLVIGEAGRFPELGRALQEGGPGRAVAGLASALARWTDRGLLAIGDPQAAASHFNWLIMGEPVNRAMFLGDAAIPGPAALRRHAADGVRVFLAAYGMGYRS, from the coding sequence ATGGCTAACGCGACAGACCCGAGCGAGATCGAACCGGCCAGCCGGTCGGAACGCAAACGCGAGGCGATCCTCGATGCAGCCACGGACATCTTCCTGCACCATGGCTATCTGGGCAGCAGCATGGACGAGGTTGCAGCACGAGCGGCCGTTTCCAAACAGACCGTCTACAAACACTTCGCGAGCAAGGAGGCGCTGTTCGTCGCGATCGTCAGCAGCATGACAGGCGCAGCCGGTGACAAGGTCCAGCGCGAAATCGCCGATCTGGGCGAGCAGGACGACCCGGAAAGGCAGTTGCTAGCCTATGCCGAGCGGCAGCTCATGGTGGTGCTGACGCCGCGGCTGATGCAGTTGCGCCGCCTCGTCATCGGCGAGGCAGGCCGCTTCCCGGAACTGGGCCGCGCGCTCCAGGAAGGCGGCCCCGGGCGGGCCGTCGCCGGTCTCGCATCCGCCCTCGCGCGCTGGACCGATCGCGGCCTGCTTGCGATAGGCGACCCGCAGGCAGCAGCCTCGCATTTCAACTGGCTGATAATGGGCGAACCGGTCAACCGGGCCATGTTTCTCGGCGATGCTGCCATCCCCGGCCCGGCAGCGCTGCGCCGCCACGCCGCAGACGGGGTACGCGTGTTCCTTGCGGCCTATGGAATGGGCTATCGCTCTTGA
- a CDS encoding TonB-dependent receptor produces MLKNLARGGSNIALGTALCIVATPAWAQSAPGAEATQVTPETSLPTADDQSVAEPQQDIVVTGTSIRGVAPIGSNLVAVGAEALHDTGAQTVTGALASVPSLSGITGQGNTSAFYQPSIHQLGASASNSTLVLIDGHRGPTGGTNHTFLDPNIVPNIMLERVEVLAEGASSIYGSDAVAGVINFITRKRYDGIQAEGSVTLRNGTTGYSAGLLAGQTWDRGWAVIGAQYSYQDNLRNRDRAFTNPNQLANGGTNFLTRNCSPAGVQPGGSGGIYYGPYTNASLPNNTANYQCTNWGVTDLIGSEERQSIMGKISFDVTDKLTIGLDLLYARRRNDTLQSAGTLQTTVFRTGARANPFYVNPTVVSPFLADGVTPNPAYDSQTVTWDATDLVGPAHGRSDSDSMYASFTATYELTSDWHVDFLASAGRDESTTYTTGVINSSVANLALNGTTNSAGNLTQPSIPGTSTIVTQLPLTAANALDVWNPAGATNRTSAAIIARLLDNTNRLRATSGYQQFRASASGSLFDLPAGPAKVAFGVELLKTQLSQLVTRANNSGPASTGSQQLFFPFDRTVWSGFVELNVPIVSPDMDTFIRRFDISLAGRYDHYDDFGSTTNPKIGFNLEPIQGLRLRGNWSTSFVAPPLTIIGDRFGAFGTAGWNTQTNNISVPVAAYPDVLKIPSLATICSASQPLCNIGTLQGIQNTTGDPNAKAQEGSGWSLGFDVEPSLIPSLRAGFTYWNTKFTGGVTGPQLANVINTASAQYLLTFYPNCATAAEIAAVTQGIPQTNATAACTNYIFHTLNTNWLNLDISGIDYQIDYDYRTDNAGTFSAGLSGTEFTKFDQSFGSGPKYSVLNTAGNNGTFPSLKRKARAYLGWADGPFSARLFANYTGGFRNWSSNTVTPLTRDANGNPNGGGDKVKAQTSFDLNMAYEFKGSFLNGTRISLSGLNIFDQDPPFYNTGAGYYSLIHNPFGRTVTLALNVKF; encoded by the coding sequence ATGTTGAAGAATCTCGCCCGCGGTGGATCGAACATCGCGCTGGGCACGGCCCTGTGCATCGTCGCGACGCCGGCATGGGCGCAGAGCGCTCCCGGCGCCGAAGCGACCCAGGTGACGCCGGAGACTTCACTCCCGACCGCCGACGACCAGAGCGTGGCGGAGCCGCAACAGGACATCGTCGTCACCGGCACCAGCATCCGCGGCGTCGCCCCGATCGGATCGAACCTGGTCGCGGTCGGCGCTGAAGCGCTGCACGATACCGGCGCGCAGACAGTCACCGGCGCGCTTGCCTCGGTCCCCTCGCTTTCCGGCATCACCGGCCAGGGCAATACCTCCGCCTTCTACCAGCCAAGCATCCACCAGCTCGGCGCCAGCGCCAGCAATTCAACGCTCGTGCTGATCGACGGCCATCGCGGCCCGACCGGCGGCACCAACCACACCTTCCTCGACCCGAACATCGTGCCCAACATCATGCTCGAGCGCGTCGAGGTCCTCGCCGAGGGCGCATCCTCGATCTACGGGTCGGACGCGGTCGCCGGCGTCATCAACTTCATCACCCGCAAGCGCTATGACGGCATCCAGGCCGAAGGCTCGGTCACGCTGCGGAACGGCACCACCGGCTACAGCGCCGGCCTGCTCGCCGGCCAGACCTGGGATCGCGGCTGGGCAGTGATCGGCGCGCAATACAGTTATCAGGACAATCTGCGGAACCGCGACCGCGCCTTCACCAACCCGAACCAGCTCGCCAACGGCGGCACCAATTTCCTGACGCGCAACTGCTCTCCCGCCGGCGTCCAACCGGGCGGCTCGGGCGGCATCTATTACGGCCCGTATACGAACGCGTCGCTGCCCAATAACACCGCCAACTATCAGTGCACGAATTGGGGCGTGACCGACCTGATCGGGTCGGAAGAACGCCAGAGTATCATGGGCAAGATCAGCTTCGACGTCACGGACAAGCTGACGATCGGTCTCGACCTGCTCTATGCGCGCCGCCGCAACGACACGCTGCAAAGTGCCGGCACCTTGCAGACGACGGTCTTCCGCACCGGGGCGCGGGCCAATCCCTTTTACGTGAACCCAACCGTCGTCTCGCCGTTCCTCGCCGACGGCGTCACCCCGAACCCGGCCTATGACAGCCAGACCGTTACCTGGGATGCGACTGATCTGGTCGGGCCGGCGCATGGCCGCTCGGACTCGGATTCGATGTATGCCAGTTTCACCGCGACCTATGAACTGACCAGCGACTGGCATGTCGACTTCCTCGCCAGCGCAGGCCGCGACGAAAGCACGACCTATACCACCGGGGTGATCAACAGCAGCGTCGCCAACCTGGCGCTGAACGGCACGACCAACAGCGCCGGCAACCTCACCCAGCCGTCGATCCCCGGCACCAGTACGATCGTAACGCAGCTGCCGCTTACGGCAGCCAACGCGCTCGACGTATGGAACCCGGCCGGTGCGACCAATCGCACCAGCGCGGCGATCATCGCCCGGCTGCTCGACAATACGAACCGCCTTCGGGCCACCAGCGGCTACCAGCAATTCCGCGCAAGCGCGAGCGGCTCGCTGTTCGATCTGCCGGCCGGCCCGGCCAAGGTCGCGTTCGGCGTCGAACTGCTCAAGACCCAGCTCAGCCAGCTGGTGACCCGCGCGAACAACAGCGGCCCTGCCTCGACCGGCTCGCAGCAGCTGTTCTTCCCGTTCGATCGCACCGTCTGGTCGGGCTTCGTCGAGTTGAACGTGCCGATCGTCTCGCCGGACATGGATACCTTCATCCGCCGCTTCGACATCTCGCTCGCCGGCCGCTACGATCATTATGACGATTTCGGCAGTACCACGAACCCGAAGATCGGTTTCAACCTCGAACCGATTCAGGGCCTTCGCCTGCGCGGCAACTGGTCGACCTCGTTCGTCGCCCCGCCGCTGACGATCATCGGTGACCGCTTCGGCGCGTTCGGCACAGCCGGTTGGAATACCCAGACCAACAACATCTCCGTACCGGTCGCCGCCTATCCTGATGTCCTCAAGATCCCGTCTTTGGCCACCATCTGCTCGGCGAGCCAGCCGCTCTGCAACATCGGCACGCTCCAGGGCATCCAGAACACTACCGGCGATCCCAATGCGAAGGCGCAGGAAGGCAGCGGCTGGTCGCTCGGCTTCGATGTCGAGCCGTCGCTCATCCCCAGCCTGCGCGCCGGCTTCACTTACTGGAATACCAAATTCACCGGCGGCGTGACCGGTCCGCAGCTCGCCAACGTGATCAACACCGCCTCGGCGCAGTATCTGCTGACCTTCTACCCGAACTGCGCCACCGCGGCGGAGATCGCGGCGGTGACCCAGGGTATTCCGCAGACCAACGCGACCGCCGCGTGCACCAACTACATCTTCCACACGCTCAACACGAACTGGCTCAACCTCGATATCTCGGGCATCGATTACCAGATCGACTATGATTACCGCACCGACAATGCCGGCACCTTTAGCGCAGGTCTCTCGGGCACGGAATTCACCAAATTCGATCAGTCGTTCGGCTCGGGCCCGAAGTACAGCGTGCTGAACACGGCGGGCAACAATGGCACCTTCCCCTCACTGAAGCGCAAGGCGCGTGCCTATCTCGGCTGGGCCGACGGCCCCTTCTCCGCCCGGCTGTTCGCCAATTATACGGGCGGCTTCCGCAACTGGTCATCCAACACGGTCACCCCGCTGACCCGAGACGCCAATGGCAACCCGAACGGTGGTGGCGACAAGGTGAAGGCGCAGACCAGTTTCGATCTCAACATGGCCTATGAATTCAAGGGCAGCTTCCTGAACGGCACCCGCATCTCACTGTCCGGCCTGAATATCTTCGACCAGGATCCGCCCTTCTACAACACGGGCGCCGGTTACTACAGCCTGATCCACAATCCGTTCGGCCGCACTGTTACCCTCGCGCTGAACGTGAAGTTCTGA
- a CDS encoding MBL fold metallo-hydrolase: MPATIARYGRNSVLGLAAALSTGLLAIPATAPAAAQPEKPLRVVSIDMEGGGGTLLVTPQGQSVLLDAGWPAGARSTPLAQSSANRILAATRALGVTRIDYLIITHYHLDHVGGIQDLLAVMPVGEIIDHGPNREMPPAGAVAGPDAIASLYARYEALLGGRKHRSVKAGDRITIGPLTLDIVSADRDLLPRILEGAGGPTPGCDAPRLRDMGNGGEENPRSIGVIASYGKARIVSLADLTADVEIGLVCPVNRLGRADLLVVSHHGSQLSTTPPLLAALQPRVALMANGATKGGDARVFQTVAVAPSHPAIWQLHYATRSPEVNRPADFIANPGGREDGGFSLDVSVWPDRRMKVTNARTGFSEDYPATR; the protein is encoded by the coding sequence ATGCCAGCGACAATTGCCCGATATGGCAGGAATTCCGTGCTCGGGCTGGCTGCGGCGCTTTCGACCGGCTTGCTCGCTATTCCGGCGACCGCGCCGGCTGCCGCACAACCGGAGAAACCGCTTCGCGTGGTATCGATCGACATGGAGGGCGGCGGCGGAACGTTGCTCGTCACACCGCAGGGGCAATCGGTATTGCTGGACGCCGGATGGCCGGCGGGGGCGCGTAGCACGCCGCTGGCGCAATCGAGCGCGAACCGCATCCTTGCCGCGACCAGGGCACTGGGCGTCACCAGGATCGATTACCTGATCATCACTCACTACCATCTCGATCACGTAGGCGGCATCCAGGATCTGCTGGCAGTGATGCCGGTCGGCGAGATCATCGACCACGGCCCCAATCGGGAAATGCCGCCGGCTGGTGCGGTGGCGGGCCCCGATGCGATCGCGTCGCTATACGCGCGCTACGAGGCATTGCTCGGCGGTCGGAAACATCGAAGCGTCAAGGCGGGCGACCGGATTACCATCGGGCCGCTGACGCTGGACATCGTCTCTGCGGACCGCGACCTGTTGCCCCGAATACTCGAAGGGGCGGGCGGGCCAACGCCGGGTTGCGACGCACCGAGACTGCGCGACATGGGCAATGGCGGCGAAGAGAATCCGCGCTCGATCGGTGTCATCGCGAGCTATGGCAAAGCCCGGATCGTCAGCCTCGCCGATCTCACCGCGGATGTGGAGATCGGATTGGTCTGCCCGGTCAATCGGCTCGGGCGCGCCGACCTGCTCGTGGTGTCGCATCACGGATCGCAGCTCAGCACGACGCCACCGTTGCTGGCGGCCCTGCAGCCGCGCGTGGCATTGATGGCCAATGGCGCGACCAAAGGTGGTGACGCGCGGGTTTTCCAGACGGTTGCCGTAGCGCCATCGCATCCTGCGATATGGCAGTTGCACTATGCGACCAGAAGCCCGGAGGTAAACAGGCCCGCCGATTTCATCGCCAATCCGGGAGGAAGGGAGGATGGCGGCTTTTCGCTCGACGTTTCGGTCTGGCCGGATCGCCGGATGAAGGTCACGAATGCGAGAACGGGGTTCAGCGAAGATTACCCCGCAACGCGCTAG
- a CDS encoding pyrroloquinoline quinone-dependent dehydrogenase, translating into MLRNIGFVSLALLPASALAQDRTDWPTYGHDKGAMRHSPLDQITPANVNDLRIAWVYRMKPANTEAATDAGETARRAAEGAGAQRASQFAGSEMTPLVVGNRMYISTPYSRVAALDATTGKEIWVREIPGPGQPSLRGVEYWPGDGMAGPRLFFGTRDGRLIGLDAATGAYAPGFGENGVVNLKTDEIMNGSPAAPYGMTTPPIVYRNLIITGSSVQENPALGARGDVRAWDARTGKLVWTFHTVPRKGESGYDTWAPGSTEKRSGVNVWGFMSLDAKRGIVYLPIGAPAHDRYGGDRHGDNLFSSALVAADAATGKYLWHFQVVHHDIWDIDLESAPLLFDAKVSGKTVPAVAVVAKNALLFMLDRVTGKPIHPVEERPIPASTVPGELAAPTQPFPITPPLARTTFSIEKDIADVTPELKSWCENWIRNNNMAEGVQYQPMLPGRPLIVFPGTEGGSNWGGATFDPKTGWLFVNTSNFGQVTTLVKTDGPVAWMPGGIGGRFQQPGTGLMCQRPPWGQLSAVDTATGRIVWQSTLGVTDSLPEGLRNTGRHGTGGAITTAGGLIFIGSTDDSRFRAFETKTGKEIWAHRLEASAHATPISYRGADGRQYVAVVSTGGSYHNSPRTSDALTAFALP; encoded by the coding sequence ATGCTGCGGAATATAGGGTTCGTCAGCCTCGCCCTGCTCCCGGCCTCCGCGCTCGCGCAGGATCGTACGGACTGGCCGACCTATGGCCATGACAAGGGCGCGATGCGCCACTCGCCGCTCGACCAGATCACGCCCGCCAATGTGAACGACCTGCGGATCGCCTGGGTCTACCGGATGAAACCCGCCAATACCGAGGCTGCCACTGACGCGGGCGAGACCGCCCGCCGCGCAGCCGAAGGGGCGGGCGCGCAGCGCGCCTCGCAGTTCGCCGGTTCGGAGATGACGCCGTTGGTCGTGGGCAACCGCATGTATATTTCCACGCCCTATTCTCGCGTAGCCGCGCTCGATGCGACCACCGGCAAGGAAATCTGGGTCCGCGAGATTCCCGGCCCCGGCCAGCCATCTTTGCGCGGCGTCGAATATTGGCCCGGCGATGGCATGGCCGGGCCTCGCCTCTTCTTCGGGACGCGCGATGGCCGGCTGATCGGCCTCGATGCGGCAACCGGCGCCTATGCCCCAGGCTTCGGCGAGAACGGCGTCGTCAACCTGAAGACCGACGAGATCATGAACGGGTCCCCGGCCGCGCCCTATGGCATGACGACCCCGCCGATCGTCTATCGCAACCTGATCATCACCGGCTCCTCGGTGCAGGAAAATCCGGCGCTCGGCGCGCGCGGCGACGTCCGCGCCTGGGATGCCCGCACCGGCAAGCTCGTCTGGACCTTTCACACCGTGCCTCGCAAGGGTGAGTCCGGCTATGATACATGGGCACCCGGCAGCACGGAAAAGCGATCTGGCGTCAATGTCTGGGGCTTCATGAGCCTCGATGCGAAGCGCGGCATCGTCTATCTGCCGATCGGCGCGCCGGCGCATGATCGCTATGGCGGCGACCGGCATGGCGACAACCTGTTCAGCAGCGCGCTGGTCGCGGCCGATGCCGCCACCGGCAAGTATCTCTGGCACTTCCAGGTCGTGCATCACGACATCTGGGACATCGACCTTGAATCGGCGCCATTGCTGTTCGATGCCAAGGTCAGCGGCAAGACAGTCCCTGCCGTCGCGGTCGTCGCCAAGAATGCGCTGCTGTTCATGCTCGACCGGGTCACCGGCAAGCCGATCCATCCGGTCGAGGAGCGCCCGATCCCCGCCAGCACCGTGCCGGGCGAGCTTGCTGCGCCAACCCAGCCCTTCCCGATCACCCCGCCCCTCGCCCGCACCACCTTCTCGATCGAGAAGGACATCGCCGATGTCACGCCCGAGCTGAAAAGCTGGTGCGAGAACTGGATCAGGAACAACAACATGGCGGAGGGAGTCCAGTACCAGCCGATGCTGCCGGGCCGCCCGCTGATCGTCTTCCCGGGCACCGAGGGCGGTTCCAACTGGGGCGGCGCGACCTTCGATCCGAAGACCGGCTGGCTCTTCGTCAACACCAGCAATTTCGGCCAGGTCACGACCCTGGTGAAGACCGACGGACCAGTCGCCTGGATGCCGGGCGGCATCGGCGGACGATTCCAGCAACCCGGCACCGGCCTGATGTGCCAGCGCCCGCCCTGGGGCCAGCTCAGCGCAGTCGATACCGCGACCGGCAGGATCGTCTGGCAAAGCACGCTCGGCGTGACCGACAGCCTGCCCGAGGGCCTGCGCAACACGGGCCGCCACGGCACCGGCGGGGCGATCACCACCGCGGGCGGCCTGATCTTCATCGGCTCGACCGACGACTCGCGCTTCCGCGCCTTCGAGACGAAGACGGGGAAGGAAATATGGGCCCACAGGCTCGAAGCCTCGGCCCATGCCACGCCGATTTCCTATCGTGGCGCCGACGGACGCCAATATGTCGCCGTGGTCTCGACCGGCGGCAGCTACCACAACAGCCCCCGGACAAGTGACGCACTGACCGCGTTCGCGCTGCCCTGA
- a CDS encoding GDSL-type esterase/lipase family protein encodes MRAIATFSLIGALALSTGQVSAQTSTGSSAPTAPARPPVGQGENGDWAFIGRYREANHPLLAAADPKRVVFMGDSITQGWAEQPFVKGNAHFVGRGISGQTTPQMLVRFRSDVVALKPAVVHIMGGTNDVAQNTGPTTPEETEGYITGMVEIARANGIRVVLASIPPALDFPWRKDLSPGPKIKALNAWLKDYAARKHLVYVDYWPAIATPEGGMKPGYSHDGVHPNADAFAAMAPLAQAAIDKAMRGK; translated from the coding sequence ATGCGGGCCATCGCCACCTTCAGCCTGATCGGCGCGCTTGCGCTGTCCACCGGGCAGGTTTCAGCGCAGACCTCAACGGGGTCCTCCGCGCCGACGGCGCCCGCGAGGCCGCCGGTCGGCCAGGGAGAGAATGGCGATTGGGCATTCATCGGCCGTTACCGCGAGGCCAATCACCCATTGCTTGCCGCCGCCGATCCAAAGCGCGTGGTGTTCATGGGCGATTCCATCACTCAAGGCTGGGCTGAGCAGCCCTTCGTCAAGGGCAACGCCCATTTCGTCGGGCGCGGCATTTCAGGCCAGACGACGCCACAGATGCTCGTCCGCTTCCGCAGCGATGTCGTCGCGCTGAAGCCGGCGGTCGTCCACATCATGGGCGGCACCAACGATGTCGCGCAGAATACCGGCCCGACGACGCCCGAGGAGACGGAGGGCTATATCACCGGCATGGTCGAGATCGCGCGCGCCAATGGCATCAGGGTGGTCCTCGCCTCGATCCCGCCAGCGCTCGATTTTCCGTGGCGCAAGGACCTCTCGCCCGGTCCCAAGATCAAGGCGCTCAACGCCTGGCTGAAGGATTATGCCGCGCGGAAGCACCTTGTCTATGTCGATTACTGGCCGGCCATCGCCACTCCGGAAGGCGGGATGAAGCCAGGTTATTCGCACGACGGCGTCCATCCCAACGCGGACGCCTTCGCCGCGATGGCGCCGCTTGCGCAGGCAGCGATCGACAAGGCGATGCGGGGTAAATAG
- a CDS encoding lysozyme inhibitor LprI family protein: MAHARHAILVAALSWSAHPALAGNGRRDATAAALDHCLADPAHASTGDQTACETRAAGDYDRRMNVAYAALLRKLPPDAARKLRDAQRAWLAYRNAEAGAREAIYATRQGTMFVPLESDDAVVIVGDRARLLERYVRAMAVE; encoded by the coding sequence ATGGCTCATGCACGCCATGCCATCCTCGTGGCGGCACTGTCATGGTCTGCCCACCCCGCCCTGGCCGGGAATGGCCGGCGGGACGCGACCGCTGCGGCGCTCGATCACTGTCTGGCCGATCCGGCCCATGCATCCACCGGAGATCAGACGGCCTGCGAGACGCGCGCCGCCGGGGACTATGATCGGCGGATGAACGTCGCATACGCCGCCCTTCTTCGGAAACTCCCGCCGGATGCCGCCCGCAAGCTGCGCGACGCCCAGCGTGCATGGCTGGCCTATCGGAATGCCGAGGCCGGCGCGCGCGAGGCGATCTACGCGACGCGGCAGGGCACGATGTTTGTACCGCTGGAAAGCGACGACGCGGTCGTCATCGTCGGCGATCGCGCGCGTCTGCTGGAGCGCTACGTGCGGGCAATGGCGGTTGAGTAA
- a CDS encoding PQQ-binding-like beta-propeller repeat protein has protein sequence MISLAGAGAGRAQEAASAQAPAAANEWTTWGYDQERTAWNRGERTLDRKNVSKLKLQWSTKLSTPVTDVVLSTLTSPIIAAGIPTPQGPRNLVYLLGADDTLFALDADTGAIAWQKAFPNPIKAKKNATWLCPNTANATPVVDKARGLIFFIPSDGKLRALGLGDGAERMAPIEMVAPFTRAWSLNLIDDIVYTTSGRACGEVQDPRSAMASAVASIARRGTAPAGPSVMTDPSAVTAVDVRDLASPQLTRFYTSGGRPAAPWGRGGLARGPGNTVIFETSDGVYDPAAGSWGDTIMKLTPKATRVADSFTPENFKYIFAHDLAGSASPVVFPFGGKTLVATAQKEGILYLLDANDMGGGQARNHQMPLYKSPQLGNDAAAGTDPSQGVWGAITTYENPEGKRYLYLPMWGPRSRFAPAFKSDAGESPNGSIMAFQVMKEGDKISLSPEWISGNMIMPDPPVVANGVVYATQTGGQAMQNPTLPDGSRLNSATAASARFRSTPVGNMILYAFDAETGKQLYSSKDMIKDWTHFSQPVVALGKVYLVSHDARVYALGVRK, from the coding sequence ATGATTTCGCTCGCCGGTGCGGGGGCCGGGCGGGCGCAGGAGGCCGCTTCCGCTCAAGCGCCCGCCGCCGCGAACGAATGGACCACCTGGGGCTATGATCAGGAACGGACAGCCTGGAACCGCGGCGAGCGCACGCTCGACAGGAAGAACGTCTCGAAGCTGAAGCTTCAGTGGAGCACGAAGCTGTCGACGCCGGTCACCGATGTGGTGCTGTCCACCCTGACCTCTCCGATCATCGCCGCCGGCATCCCGACGCCCCAGGGTCCTAGGAACCTGGTCTACCTGCTCGGGGCCGACGACACTCTGTTCGCGCTCGATGCCGATACGGGTGCAATTGCCTGGCAGAAGGCGTTCCCCAATCCGATCAAAGCGAAGAAGAACGCTACCTGGCTGTGCCCGAACACGGCGAACGCGACGCCGGTGGTCGACAAGGCGAGGGGCCTGATCTTCTTCATTCCCAGCGACGGAAAGCTGCGCGCGCTCGGCCTCGGGGACGGAGCGGAGCGCATGGCCCCGATCGAGATGGTGGCCCCGTTCACGCGCGCCTGGAGCCTCAACCTGATCGACGACATCGTCTACACCACCAGCGGCCGGGCCTGTGGCGAGGTGCAGGATCCGCGCTCGGCCATGGCGTCGGCGGTGGCGTCGATCGCGCGGCGCGGCACCGCCCCTGCCGGGCCTTCAGTGATGACCGATCCCTCAGCCGTCACCGCGGTCGACGTGCGCGACCTGGCCAGCCCTCAACTGACCCGCTTCTATACGAGCGGGGGACGCCCCGCCGCCCCGTGGGGGCGGGGCGGACTTGCCCGCGGCCCAGGCAATACGGTGATCTTCGAGACCTCCGATGGGGTCTATGATCCCGCGGCGGGAAGCTGGGGCGACACGATCATGAAGCTGACGCCGAAGGCGACGCGCGTGGCCGATTCCTTCACCCCCGAGAATTTCAAATATATCTTCGCGCATGATCTTGCCGGTTCGGCCAGCCCGGTGGTCTTCCCGTTCGGCGGCAAGACTCTGGTCGCCACCGCGCAGAAGGAGGGTATCCTTTATCTGCTCGACGCCAACGACATGGGTGGCGGCCAGGCGAGGAACCACCAGATGCCGCTCTACAAATCGCCGCAGCTCGGCAATGACGCGGCGGCCGGTACCGATCCGAGCCAGGGCGTATGGGGGGCGATCACCACCTATGAGAACCCCGAGGGCAAGAGATATCTCTACCTCCCCATGTGGGGCCCGCGATCCAGGTTCGCGCCGGCATTCAAAAGCGATGCCGGAGAGTCGCCGAATGGCAGCATCATGGCGTTCCAGGTGATGAAGGAAGGCGACAAGATCTCGCTGAGCCCTGAATGGATCTCCGGCAACATGATCATGCCCGATCCGCCCGTGGTGGCGAACGGGGTGGTCTATGCGACCCAGACCGGCGGTCAGGCGATGCAGAATCCGACCCTGCCGGACGGATCGCGCCTGAACAGCGCCACCGCTGCCTCGGCACGCTTTCGCTCCACGCCGGTCGGCAACATGATTTTGTACGCGTTCGATGCGGAGACGGGAAAGCAGCTTTATTCGAGCAAGGACATGATCAAGGACTGGACCCATTTCAGCCAGCCGGTCGTGGCGCTTGGGAAAGTCTATCTCGTGTCGCACGACGCGCGGGTCTATGCGTTGGGCGTCCGTAAATAG